In Pseudorasbora parva isolate DD20220531a chromosome 9, ASM2467924v1, whole genome shotgun sequence, the following proteins share a genomic window:
- the fbxl7 gene encoding F-box/LRR-repeat protein 7, whose translation MGANNGKQSGSEGKGSSSISSDLSSSTDQTSTKAPKNAATSEDSDLSMRTVSTPSPALILPPRSSSAVLNGSSTSSSTFGTETIAMVHTPPTSLTHPQRGLRQPRDQQGAPIDILPDHAFLQIFTHLPTNQLCWCARVCRRWYNLAWDPRLWRTIRLTGDVLHVDRALRVLTRRLCQDTPNVCLTLETVVVSGCRRLTDRGLYTVAQCCPELRHLEVAGCYNVSNEAVFEVVSRCPNLEHLDVSGCSKVTCISLTRDVSVKLSPLHGQQISIRYLDMTDCFALEDEGLHTIAAHCTQLTHLYLRRCVRLTDEGLRFLVIYCPSVRELSVSDCRFISDFGLREIAKLEGRLRYLSIAHCGRITDVGVRYVAKYCIRLRYLNARGCEGLTDHGIEHLAKNCLKLKSLDIGKCPLVSDAGLEQLALNSFNLKRLSLKSCESITGRGLQVVAANCFDLQLLNVQDCDVSLEALRFVKRHCKRCVIEHTNPAFF comes from the exons ATTCGGATCTTAGTATGCGGACAGTGAGCACGCCAAGTCCAGCTCTGATTTTGCCACCTCGTTCATCTTCAGCCGTACTTAATGGCTCCTCTACATCCTCTTCCACGTTCGGCACGGAAACCATCGCCATGGTCCACACGCCACCCACTTCCCTCACCCATCCTCAAAGGGGCCTGCGGCAGCCGAGAGACCAGCAGGGGGCGCCCATCGACATTCTCCCCGACCACGCTTTCCTACAGATCTTCACCCACCTGCCCACCAACCAGCTGTGCTGGTGCGCCCGCGTGTGTCGTCGCTGGTACAACTTGGCATGGGACCCACGCTTGTGGAGGACTATTCGTCTGACGGGAGACGTGCTACACGTGGACCGCGCACTTCGGGTTCTCACTCGCAGACTGTGCCAGGACACCCCCAATGTGTGTCTGACCCTGGAGACGGTGGTGGTCAGTGGCTGTCGGAGGCTGACCGATCGAGGACTGTACACGGTGGCCCAGTGCTGCCCAGAACTACGTCACTTAGAGGTGGCCGGCTGTTATAACGTGTCCAACGAGGCCGTGTTTGAGGTGGTGTCACGGTGTCCCAACCTGGAACACCTGGATGTTTCAG GGTGCTCTAAGGTAACTTGCATCAGCCTGACTCGGGACGTGTCCGTGAAACTCTCCCCTCTTCATGGCCAGCAGATCTCCATCCGTTATCTTGACATGACTGACTGTTTTGCTTTGGAAGACGAAGGCCTGCACACCATTGCAGCTCACTGCACTCAGCTCACCCACCTTTACCTGCGGCGCTGTGTGCGTCTGACCGACGAGGGCCTGCGATTCTTGGTTATCTACTGCCCATCTGTGCGGGAGCTCAGCGTCAGCGATTGCCGCTTCATCAGTGACTTTGGCCTGCGCGAGATCGCCAAGCTCGAGGGCCGCCTGCGCTACCTTAGCATAGCACACTGCGGCCGCATCACAGATGTGGGCGTTCGCTACGTGGCTAAATACTGCATCAGACTGCGTTACCTGAACGCTCGTGGCTGCGAGGGACTGACGGACCATGGCATTGAACACCTTGCCAAGAACTGCCTCAAGCTCAAGTCCCTGGACATTGGGAAGTGCCCGCTGGTGTCGGACGCAGGCCTGGAGCAGCTTGCACTAAACTCGTTTAACCTGAAGAGACTGAGTCTGAAGTCGTGTGAGAGCATCACGGGCCGAGGGCTGCAGGTGGTTGCGGCAAACTGCTTCGACCTTCAGCTGCTGAATGTACAGGACTGTGATGTGTCACTGGAGGCGCTGCGCTTTGTCAAACGCCACTGTAAACGCTGCGTCATTGAACATACCAATCCAGCCTTTTTCTGA